The Marinifilum sp. JC120 genome segment GGGCTTTTTGGGAAAAAAGCTTCATTGACGATTCCTTTTAGTTTCCGGAGTAACGGAAGCTCTCTTGTTGCAACTGTTGCAGCCGTTTTGGACTTACTCTTTTATCCAGTATTTCAAACCTGCCGGAAAATACAAGGGGGATTTGAGATTTTTTTTCAAGCATATCAAGAACGATAGCATCAGCCATAGCGACCCCGCTGTCATCGTTGATGCGCATCACCGTGACTTCCATCTCTCCTTTTTTAATTGCTTCTATTTCCGGTGACCCTCCGCCCCAGCCGTTAACCATGATCCGGTCCAGCATTCCTTTTTCCCGCAACCCTTCAATGGCTCCGAGGGCTATGTCGGTGGAGCAGGCATATATGAATTTAATGTCTGGGTGGTGTTCAGCAATCCTTATTGCTGCCAGTCGGGCTTTCTCTTTGTCGATTCCAGTGCGGAATACTGCAACTAATTTCAGGGAGGTGTAGTTGTCCATGTGTGAAATGAAAGTTTCCCCCCTTTCTTTGTTCAGATACCCGGGGTCCGGGAGGAATATTGCATACTTGCCGTGTCCTCCGGTTTTGCGGGCAAAGTATTTTGCGAGCATTTGCGATCCTTGCGCATGGTCGAATCCTACATACATGAACGGCTGTTTACCTTCCCAGATTTTAAGCGGGGTGGTGATGTTCTGGAGTATTACTTTCGGCTTTCCGGTGATGAGGATCGATTCGATCATCCGTTGATGGCGTGAGGCATCAAGGGTAAAAACCAGATAATCAGGATTAGTTTCCAGGGCTTTTTGGAAAGCTGCGGACTGTTTGGCCAATGTGTCGGTCGGTTTGATGAAAAATTTATGAATGCGGGGGTGGACGCCGTATTGCTTGAGCCTGTTTTCGAAAGATCTACAGCTTCTGCGCCAGTAGTCGGATATCTGTTTTCCCGGACATACAACAGCTATTTCAGGGCTGAATTGTTGGTCCAGCCGTTTAACATAATTATTTTTAACAAGTTTATTAAAATTTTTTTCTAGAAATTTTTCACCGGGATGTAATTTGATATATTCGTCGAGGGTATAGTATTTCCCGGCTTCGACCGGGATGGTGGGAAGCAGAATGAAAAAGAGTGTTATGACGGTGAGGAATCGTTTGAGACTCATTACTGTCTCCATATTTCAGTGTTATTTGGAAAATATGGAAGTAGTATATCAGAATGGCTGGCAAATGTAACTCCGGGAACTCGGTTCCCGGAGATCCTTATCAGGCAGAGGGATTAGGTGGCTGCGGCTTGCGGTGTGCGCTGTCTGAGCAGACTCACTCCGGCATAGACCAACGGGGTGTCCAGAAAGGCAATGCAGACTTTGGCGACCCATTGACCGATTATGATGTCGGTAACGGGCATGACCCCGTAGAAAGCTATGGTAACAAAGATGGTTGAATCAATGAGCTGGGATACAATGGTCGAAAGGTTGTTACGTAGCCAAAGATGGTTTCCTTTGGTTATTCTGCGCAGCAGGTGAAAGAGCCAGACATCATTGGTCTGGCTGACCAGATAGGCGATGAGGGAGGCCAGAACAATGCGCGGGGTGTTGCCGAGCACACTGGCAAAACCTTCCTGTCCGTGCCAGAAGGGCGCGGGTGTCCAGTGCAGTGCGGCCCATGACAGGACGATGGCGGTGAGCAGGGCGAAGAATCCGCAATGGATGACTTCGTTTGCCCGTTCCTTTCCCCAGATTTCGCTGATGATATCTGAGACAATAAAAGTGACGGAGTAAGCGAGAACTCCGGCGGGAGCGTAAAACCCGAAGATGTTGATGATCTTGGTTGATACAACTGCGGCCATGACCAGCGAGCCGATGAAAAGGCTCGTGAGAAGAGTGAACGCTTTGCGTTCAAATGTAGAAGAGAGCATTGGATTCCCTTGTGTTGGATGTTCTTGTTTTGAAACGGATACCGCCCGACACGAGCAAAAGGGAGAAAGTCCCGCGCCTCGACTGTTCCGTTTCGGGGCAAATGTTCAGGGTGCAGGGGTGCCAGCATTTGGGTGAAAAGTCAAAATAGAAATATGGTCCCATGAAGGTTTTCTTTTAGCGGGCAAGCTGCTAACAGCCGGGACTCGATTAAGGCACTTTTCAGATTAGACTGTTTATCTATGGAGAAGATCACTGTGAAAACAACAAAAAGTCAGGACAAGACCGAAGCTCTTGTCTCCCTCGGTCAGGCCGGTGCTACAAAGTACAATTATGATACTCCGGGTCCTGAAATTCTTGAGACTTTCCCGAATAATTTTCCGGGCAGGCCTTACATCATCAGCATTGAATTCCCGGAGTATACTTCCCTTTGTCCGGTAACCGGGCAGCCGGATTTCGCCACTATTATAGTGGAATACATCCCCGATGAACTCTGTGTGGAATCCAAGAGTTTCAAACTTTACATGGGGGCCTACCGCAACCACCAGTCCTTCATGGAAACTATCACCAACAATATTCTCGACCATTTCGTGGGTCGCCTTTCTCCACTATGGATGAGGGTCAAAGGGATTTTCTCTCCTCGTGGCGGTACCGGGCTGCACGTTTTTGCTGAGCATTATAATAAAGAGAGTGCTCAGTATGAAGAGGTTCGGGAAACTGTCCGTGAATGGAAAATGGAATCCGGTAGACATTCGGCCTAGTTTTCTTTAGGTGCAATATTGAATGATTATCCGCTTTGTCAGTTCTTCTTGGTGATTTATTTAGCTGCGACGGCTTGACAAGTTTGGAGTAATTTTTATATTTTGCCAAATAGGAAAATATGGAGAAATAAGCATGACAGCGAATATCGAGACCAAATCGAAAGTGTTTAAGGCATTGGGCCATCCCAGCAGGCTTGCCATTGTGGAAGCTCTTTGTGAAGGCGAGCTTTGCGTCTGTGATATTGTCCCTATTGTGGGGCGGGATATTTCCACCGTGTCCAAGCATCTTTCTTTACTTAAGGATGCCGGGGTGCTCAAAGACAGTAAGCGCGGTACTAACGTGTATTATAGTCTGGCCATGGATTGTGTCCCGGGGTTTCTGAGCTGTCTTGAAAATTTCTTCGCTTTAAAATTTGAGGAACAGGCCAGAGCCTACGCCGCAAATTCCATAAAGAAAATGTAAACAGGGAACAGCTGCGGTTTTGTTGCGGCTGTTCTTTTTTAAACCTAAGCTTTCGTATTTGGCAAAATATAAACGTAGGAGAAGAGAGAGTGGAAGAACTAAATATTAAACCTTGTGCCTGTTCATCTGAACCCAAAAAATTGGAACCTCTGGGCATGAGTCCCGAATCGGAAGCCTCTGTAGAAGAGCCTAAATCCGCCACTCTGCCCATAAAAGGCAATGCTCTGTGGGCGGTAATGGCCGGGGGGCTGCTGCTTTGGTACGCGCTTTATTCACAGCTGCTGCCTTTTTCCAAATATGCGGCTTTTGATCTTTTCGGCCTTACTCCGGGCAGTCATCTTGGGGAGGCTATACAGTTTTTCATCTACGATACACCCAAGGTCTTGATGCTGCTGGTGCTGGTGGTCTTCGGTATCGGTATTATCCGTTCCTATGTGACAGTTGAGTGGACCCGCAAGGTTCTGGCCGGGAAGCGAGAATCTGTGGGTAATGTTCTGGCTGCCCTGCTCGGCGTGGTTACCCCGTTTTGTTCCTGTTCCGCAGTACCGCTTTTCATCGGTTTTGTGGCCGGGGGAGTTCCGCTGGGCGTTACCTTTTCCTTTCTTATTTCAGCCCCCATGGTTAATGAAGTGGCATTGGTGCTGCTTTACGGACTCATGGGCTGGAAGGTCGCGACTCTGTATTTCATTACCGGAATTTCCATTGCCGTTGTGGCCGGATGGGTTATCGGGCGGCTCGGCATGGAGAAGCATGTGGAAGGCTGGGTCAAGCTGGCCAGCGCAGATAACAATGGTCCGCAGTCCGGCATGAGTGTTGAGGACCGGGTGGCTTTCGGCATTGATTCGGTTAAGGATATTGTGGGCAAGGTCTGGTTTTATGTTGTGCTCGGTATTGCTGCCGGTGCAGCAATCCATGGATATGTTCCTGAAGATATGATGGCTTCCATTATGGGTAAGGGTGTCTGGTGGGCGGTTCCCGTTTCAGTGTTGCTGGGTATTCCCATGTACACCAATGCCGCCGGGGTTATTCCCATCGTTGATGCATTGCTTGGCAAAGGGGCTGCCCTTGGAACCGTGCTGGCCTTTATGATGAGTGTAATCGCTCTGTCTTTTCCTGAAATCGTCATCCTGCGCAAGGTGCTCAAGCCCAAGTTGATTGCAGTTTTTGTCAGTGTTGTTGCCTGTGGTATCCTTGTTGTGGGCTATCTGTTCAATATGATTATTTAATTTTGTTAAAGGTAGCGTTTGTTCAACCGCATTTTCCACAGGGGGAATGCGGTTGTTTGCGTTTTAGCCTTTTTTCTCAGGCTGGAGTTGTGTTATTGTTAGGCTGGAACAATTTTTTCTGGAGGTGCTGCACAATGACTGAAGAATATGAAACTGGTTTTATGGTTGTTAGTTGTTCCGGTGGGTCCGGTTCCGGTCAGGCTGCCAACAGCCTTGCTGTGGAGTTGAACAGGAGCGGGTTTGCCAAGATGGTCTGTCTTGCCGGGATTGGGGCCGGTTTGGATGAATGTGTGGAAGAAGTGGGCAAAGTCCGGGATCTCATT includes the following:
- the queF gene encoding NADPH-dependent 7-cyano-7-deazaguanine reductase QueF yields the protein MKTTKSQDKTEALVSLGQAGATKYNYDTPGPEILETFPNNFPGRPYIISIEFPEYTSLCPVTGQPDFATIIVEYIPDELCVESKSFKLYMGAYRNHQSFMETITNNILDHFVGRLSPLWMRVKGIFSPRGGTGLHVFAEHYNKESAQYEEVRETVREWKMESGRHSA
- a CDS encoding sugar ABC transporter substrate-binding protein; this translates as MSLKRFLTVITLFFILLPTIPVEAGKYYTLDEYIKLHPGEKFLEKNFNKLVKNNYVKRLDQQFSPEIAVVCPGKQISDYWRRSCRSFENRLKQYGVHPRIHKFFIKPTDTLAKQSAAFQKALETNPDYLVFTLDASRHQRMIESILITGKPKVILQNITTPLKIWEGKQPFMYVGFDHAQGSQMLAKYFARKTGGHGKYAIFLPDPGYLNKERGETFISHMDNYTSLKLVAVFRTGIDKEKARLAAIRIAEHHPDIKFIYACSTDIALGAIEGLREKGMLDRIMVNGWGGGSPEIEAIKKGEMEVTVMRINDDSGVAMADAIVLDMLEKKSQIPLVFSGRFEILDKRVSPKRLQQLQQESFRYSGN
- a CDS encoding VUT family protein produces the protein MLSSTFERKAFTLLTSLFIGSLVMAAVVSTKIINIFGFYAPAGVLAYSVTFIVSDIISEIWGKERANEVIHCGFFALLTAIVLSWAALHWTPAPFWHGQEGFASVLGNTPRIVLASLIAYLVSQTNDVWLFHLLRRITKGNHLWLRNNLSTIVSQLIDSTIFVTIAFYGVMPVTDIIIGQWVAKVCIAFLDTPLVYAGVSLLRQRTPQAAAT
- a CDS encoding ArsR family transcriptional regulator, whose product is MTANIETKSKVFKALGHPSRLAIVEALCEGELCVCDIVPIVGRDISTVSKHLSLLKDAGVLKDSKRGTNVYYSLAMDCVPGFLSCLENFFALKFEEQARAYAANSIKKM
- a CDS encoding permease; the protein is MEELNIKPCACSSEPKKLEPLGMSPESEASVEEPKSATLPIKGNALWAVMAGGLLLWYALYSQLLPFSKYAAFDLFGLTPGSHLGEAIQFFIYDTPKVLMLLVLVVFGIGIIRSYVTVEWTRKVLAGKRESVGNVLAALLGVVTPFCSCSAVPLFIGFVAGGVPLGVTFSFLISAPMVNEVALVLLYGLMGWKVATLYFITGISIAVVAGWVIGRLGMEKHVEGWVKLASADNNGPQSGMSVEDRVAFGIDSVKDIVGKVWFYVVLGIAAGAAIHGYVPEDMMASIMGKGVWWAVPVSVLLGIPMYTNAAGVIPIVDALLGKGAALGTVLAFMMSVIALSFPEIVILRKVLKPKLIAVFVSVVACGILVVGYLFNMII